The sequence below is a genomic window from Coleofasciculus sp. FACHB-T130.
CGGGATTGGGAAAAACATCCGCAGCAGCGGTCCCATTGGAAAGTAATAATTAATCAGCCAAATCAGGCTACAAGTACTAGCCAGAAAGGCAGTTTCCACCATGATCAGGGGAGCAACTGCTTTCACCTGGGGTTCGGAATAATTGTTCCCTTGGGCACTGGTTGCCGGGGGTGTTTCGCTTAGATTCGCCTCATCTTCGATTTTCTGAGAATTCCCCAGACCAGAAGCTTGACCGTCTTCAAAAGGATCGCTCATGCAGATTAAAAAACAAAGCCAGATCCTAAATTTAACCTCTATTCCCGTTTTGAGCCGAGCTTCAGCAGCTTCAGGAGAGAATTACAAGACCCATTACCAATTTCCAGTATCCCTTTATCCATCCGCTATTTCCCCAGTCGCCAGTGATTCAGGATGCTCCGTATCTATGCCCTGAATTACCAACACCGAACAGGGAGCGTGGTGCAGCACATAATTACTCACACTCCCCAGCAAAGCTTCTGTCAATCCCTTGTGCCCCCGACGTCCCATCACAATCAAATCGGCACCCCAATTCTCAGATGCTTGACATAACATTTGCCCAGCCTCGCCTACTTTGTAATCAAACTCCGTCGGCACTTTCTGACGGGTAGATTTTTCGCAGTAACTTCGGAGCAAATCTTGCACCTGCTGGATTCGCCTTTCGATCGTGAAGTGGTGATTCTCATAGGATGTCATCATCTGAGGATACAAACCCATCTCACCAGAGAGCCGTGGCGTTATTTCACCGAGTATCTCGCTATTGAGGCAATGTAGCAGCATCATTGCTCCACGATTCGCCTGCGCCAATTCCAGCGCTTGAGCGAAGACAGCCTGACATAAAGAAGAGTCGTCGATAGCAACCAATATTTTCTGAAAACCCATGACTAGGCACCCAGATAAATGGCAGTTGGGCACCCAGAGTGCCGCTGCCGTGTATTTATTAGACGATTAGCCGTTCCAAAGCCGCCAAATCGGGAATGCACAAGATATCGTGGTCGCGCATAATCAGCGCCTTTTTTTCCAGCTTTGTTAAAACCCGTGTCACCGTTTCTCGCGCCAGACCGCTGAGGCTGCTTAACTCACGATGGGGTAAATTGGGGATCATCGTTCCTTTTTGGGCAGTTTTTCCCTGTCCTTCTGCTAAGAATAATAACGTGTCGGCAACGCGGGACATACTATCTGATTCTCGCAATCGGAGGCGACGGTTGACTTGACGCAGGCGTTTTGCCATCAGCTGAGCCAAGCGAACGCCTGCTAGTGGTTCGTTATGAATTAATTGAACAAAATCTTGAGCAGGCATACTGCCAATCGTCGTAGGAGTTAGCGTAATTACATCCGTTGAACGAGGAACCTCATCCAACGCTGCCATTTCGCCAAAAAGTTCTCCTTTGCCAAGAATATTCAGCGTTACCTCTTTACCATCAAGGTTGTAGGTGCGAATTTTCGCCCAACCCTCCAGAATAAAGTAGACAGAGCCGCCCCAGTCATTTTCCAGCAAAATCACCTGATTTGCAGGATGGGTACGAGTGACGACATGGGAAGTGGCTTTCTCCACAACGGTCTCTGGTAAGCCGGTAAACAAAGGTGTGGAGCGAATCAACGCATTCATGTTAGAGTTCGGTTCGCGGGGGGTGTATCGGTCTTCCATCGGGCCAACACAAATGAAAAAGCTAAGAACTGATAAAGAGTGGCCCACTGGAGTGGGGCTAGCTGGTAGCGTTTGAATCAAGAGCAACCGTTGAGCCGGAAACTTTCAGCAATCAGGTCGGCATCTCCCGAATATGGTGTTTACGCTCTCGAAGATAATTAGGCTGAACAGGAGGCTCTTGGCAGCGTACCAATCAGAGTTAGGAGGCACCCATTGAGCCAGTGACCCTATCTTTATTATCCTCATAGAGGAAACCCGCGACTCGCTGCTGACGCATCTAGCAAAACTCACATCTTAATCCAAAACGCTTTGATTTTGGGCGATCGCCTTCTTTGTACCCATTGGGTGACAAAACGCTACAACCCAAAATTCTATCTACATTTAGAATTACCAGTCTTGAAATAATTCACCCGGTAGATGCAACACCCTGTTTAATATAAGTTGTTCTTGTTGGGCAGTCTAACATTATAGGCAGTGGCAGTATAGTAACTTCTGATAACTGTGCAATCGTTCTAGCCAGGGATTCCATTGTGACTCACGAGACGGATGCGATTTCTACACTAATCGCTAATATTGACAGCATCCTCCACAAGGCCAGCTCCCGTCGGCCTTGGCTCAGGTCAGTTGATGTCCAAGAGCAGCGTCGGCTTCTGGAGCAGGTTCGTACCTATTTAGTCTCACGGCAACAATCAGGCGCTGGAGATGAAGCTCGGCATCAGGAAAACTATCAACCGCAGACAACAGCACGACAGATTGTGCAAGCGGTTGAGCAAGACATGGAAGCGGTGCGAACCAGCTTGATGCAGTCCTTGCAGGGGGATCTGGAGAGTCTTCGCCAACAGCGGGAATCTCTGGTTCTAGAGATTCGACAGATGGAGAGTTATCGGCTGCACCATCGAACGCTTGCTCAGCAACAAGCGGCACAGCAGCAACTGATTTCCGAATTTTTGCAGGTACTTTCTAGTCGCTTGCAAGAAACTCTCACGCAACAGATGGCTCAAACCCTGAGAAATTTAGAAACTCAGTTTTTGAGTGCTGAGGTACTCCCTCCAGAAGGTCAAAAACAACCCTATAATTTCTCACCTAGCTATTCAGACGCGATATCTAGCAATTCTTTACCTTTACATCCGCGAGAGCGCCTGGAACAACTGCAAACGTTACAGGCAAAATCCGATCAACTGCTAGCAACGCTGGATTCAACCATTCGTACAGTCTTCGAGGCACTGCAACGCAATCTTGTTAGCTATCAAGAGTCCTTAGCCCAAGGACTTGATAAAATGCACAACTTGGGGCAGCAAAGCGAGGTGATGTTTACAGAGTTGGTAAATCAGCTCACCGAGCAGTTCCAGCAAGAAGCCTCAGCAATTTTGCAATCGTCTCGGCAGTCACAAGTAGATGCAAGTAGCGCGAGTCCGGCTGCGACAACACCAGGAATCGGCGCTCTGCAACTGCCCTATCCCCAGAGGGAACCCCAAACGCTGGATCAACCCTCCTCTCCACCTTCTAATCGCAACGAATTCAATTTCTCGCCGAATGATGTTCCTGTCGCCAGACAGCCATTGCCGTATCCGGGGGTTGAATTGCCCCTCCGCTCGGTGGAACAGGAGCAGCCGCAAAGTCCCCAGTTCAATCTGCCAACGGATCGCTTAGGCGAGTCGGTACAAAGGCAAGCCTCCTCAAAGGATAATCTTTTTGGGACAGCATCGTCTGCTAGCACTCCATCGAACCCTACCTCTGGTGCCCAGAGTAGCGGTCTGGAAGACTTGAATCTAGAGAACTTGGGCAATCTGGAGATGGCATCGCTTGATGACGATGATATGAAAACTATCTTCCAGACGGAGCCTATCCTTCCCACGATTCCCGACAGGAAGCGCGACGAAATCGACGATTTTTTTGAAAGCTTGTTTGGGACGCCGCCGATCTCACAGAGTCCCGAACAACAAGCTCAAAAAGTTGAGAAACAACCGGAGAATAATCCCGCCGGAGATACCCAAACTCAAGCAGAAAGTATAAATCCAATCATTCCTCAAGATTCAGCCGGAGAGAGGAACCCTCGCCCTTATAGCAGTCAGGACTCTTTAGAGGATGCCCTGTTTGCAGGTTTGGAAGACCCCGCTGAAGATGCCGCGATCGCGCAACCACCTGCGAGAGTCGAGCAAGTTGAGGACTCTTGGGAAAATGTTTTATTTCCAGAAGATTGGGAAAGGACTGTTATCCAAGCTGAGAAGTGGGCGATCGCTCCGACGATTGCCAGTGAAGATCAAAATGTCGAAACCAATGAAGCCTTCAATCCTGAAACAGTGGAAGAAGGGGATCTGGTCATTTCGGCACTAACCGATCTGTTGCAGGAGGATCTGTTCCAGGAGCAGGAAGTACTGCCAGCGGAATCTCTCTTACCGAGCGTCACACCTCCGAGTCTGGAGGAAATCACTCAAATCCAGAATACTCAAATCCAGAATACTCAAATCCAGAATACTCAAATCCAGGATACAGAGCAACCTGCAACCGAGGAAGCTGCAAGTCTGGAAGAAGATATCTACATTCCCGCTTCGCCAGACGAAAATCTGCTGGCGATGGATACTTTCTCAGTTGACCAAGACGAGTTTTTCTGGCTGGATAGAGATACGCTGCAACTGCTGAGTGAAGATCTGTCTAGCTTTGAGGCACCGCAGGGGGGCGTGTTCCCGCAATCAGAGGAGCAGAGGAGCCATAGAGAGGCGGATTTTAGCGATAACGCGACAGAAATTCAGACTCAAGATGACTGGTTCGCAGAGGAGGAAGAGCTTTTTGGGACGGAGATACCAGAGGGGACGGTTGACGCTGTTGAAACACAAGCGGAAGCGTCAGAAGTAACCCAGGGGAAGAGACACCAGGAAGCTTTGCCAGTGACGGAACTGGATGAGTTGTTGATGGAAGATTGGGACGATCTCGCCCTAGATAGCTTTGTGGAGGAGGATTCTGTTCCGGGAACAGATGGGGAGTCGGAAAGATTGCCGTCTGGGGAATTCAGTTTAGATTCAGAAACAGAAAACGCGATCGCTCACCATCCACAAAATTCCCATCAGGAGCAACCGGAAACGGCGAACACGACAACAGCCGATGAAAGAGCGGATTGGAATTTGGCTTCCTTGTTCCCTGTAGAACCCTTAGACCCAGCGCCAGACAAAGCGATCGCTTTTCTTCCCCCCGCTAATCTTGATGAATCGTCGGAAGTATCGCCCTCGCTAAGTTCGATAACAGAAGCAGAAGTAGGAATACAGGAGGATCGAGAATACATAGCCGATTCCCAGCAACAGACGTTAGGAATCACGTCAGCAGAAACGCCAGAAGAGATGCCAGAAACCATCGATTTCGATGAATCGTTGGTATTCCCCGAAGAAGTCGATCTACTACCTACAGAAACGGCGGCGCTGGAACACGAATATGTTGCTGACTGGGAGTGGGAAGAAATGCCACCGCCAGCCAATCCGTCAAGGGAGGCACCAGCCGCCATCGATTTCGACGAATCGTTGGTATTCCCCGAAGAAGAAGTCGATTTAGAGCTACCACCAATCGAAACGGCGGCGTTAGAACAAGAATACGTTGCCGACTGGGAGTGGGAGGAGTCAGCCAATCCGTCAAGGGAGGCACCAGCCACCATTGATTTCGATGAATCGTTGTCATTCTTCCCCGAAGAAGTCAATCTACTACCTACTGAAACGGCGGCGCTAGAGCAAGAATACTTCTCTGACTCGGAAGCACAACAGACGCCAGAAATTACTGGTGAGGAGACAGCAGTATCGATTGAGTTCGATGAATCGTGGGAATTATTTGCCGATGAGGAACAGAGTCTAGAAACACCCAGAGAAAGGGCGATCGCGTCTGATGCCGATATTGATGCGCTAACTGGGTTGCAGGAAGAAGATTTAGGCGACTGGGAATTTGAGGAAATGCCAGAAATTTCGCAAGTCGAAATAACACACCTAGGGGAATCGGATTGGCAGGAAGAATTATTGCGATTGGAAGAACTGATCGCTCCACCAGACGATGCGATCGCTCAGTTCCCTAACAATCCACCGATGGCAACCGAGGAAGAAGCCGTTTCTGAGCCGACGCTGCCTCAAACTGACGATTTTGATCTGGAGCTGGATATATTTTCAGACTCATCGAACCCGGAAAAAAAAACTCCGTAGGGATACCCACTCAGGAAATTACCCTTGAATCCCCATTAGTTTTAGAAAGTACAAAATTGCTCCCGATCGGGATAATGAATCCAAATTCAATACATTCTTCCACTGTCCTTGAGTCTGCAAAACCATCGCCTGCGGAGAATGTCAGCAAGTATGCCTGGTACTTAGGTATTGACTTTGGCACAACTGGCGTGTCTGCGGTTTTGTTAAATGGTTCGACGGGTGAACGATATCCCATCTATTGGATAAGCCAAGGACAGACAGAATCTACCCAAACCAGCTTTCGTTTACCCGCAGTGACTTACACGGGGCCAGCCTGGAGCAATTCAGAGCAGTCATCGGGGGGTGCGAGTAGCGCTTACGCCGATACACCAGCCGCGAGCAGCACTTACACGCATACACCAGCGGCGATCGCAGTGGGTGTTCTGGCGTCTTCTCTTGCCAATCGTAAAGAAGGAGTCTTTATTCAAGGCTTTAAACCGTACTTGAAGGTGGGAATTCCTTACTATTCATCTGCCAAAAAATGGGAGCCGATATTGCAGTGGTCGCTCGACCAGCCAATTTCCCTTTACTGGCTGGGGCGCTCATTGCAAGCGTTATTTGCCACTCTAAGACCTCTAGGAAGGCAGGGAAACCCGCTATCCCCAACAGAACAATCGAGGCCTAATTTGGTGGGTGCTGCTGGTTTAAAGCCCTCTACGCTGAATGCAGCGATGAGTTGCTTGAGTGGTGTGATTGTCGGTTGTCCGGCTAAATGGGGAGATACCTACCGCTTTAACATTCGCGAAGCCGTACTGGGTGCCCATCTGGTGGAAAATCCGGAGGAAATCTTCTTTCTTGAAGATGCGATCGCTACTTTGTTAGCAGGAATTGAAGGTGCAACCTTACCGGGAGTCCCCTGGCAAGGCGGGACTCTAGTGATCGACGCGGGTGCCACTACCATCGAACTCGCTGTGGTGAATTTGCCCGAAAATCTTAAAGACTTAACGTATTCTCAGTTTGCTTGTCGGAGTCTTGCCTATGCAGGTAACGCTATCGATCAAGACATCATCGGTCAATTACTCTTGAACGATGAAGAAGGCAAAATGAAAGATGAATTCGAGTCATCCTTCATCCTGCATTCTTCATCCTTGAGCCTTCCCAAAGCCGGGGAACCCGATTTAGCAACGCGCGATCGCTTGGCATCGTTATTGCAAAGTTCTCCTCTAGGACAAGCGCTTCTGGAAGCTGCCAATTCTGTCAAACGAATTCTGCAACAGCAAGACAGCTATACTGTGGAATTGGGCGGAAAGTCCTGTTTGGTGACACGCCGAGATTTAGAAAACCGCGTGTTCAAACCGTTTCTTGAAAAACTGAATCAAGAATTGAATGCGCTGCTAACTCAGGCAGGGATACCCGCATCGGGAATTCATCAAATTATCTGTACTGGCGGAACCGCAGCCGTCGGAGAAATCGCTCAATGGCTGCGACAAAAACTCCCAAAAGCAGTCCTGATTCGGGATACTGGCGCAAACGACTCAACCCTAAACTGTAGTCCAGTGGCTTACGGTTTGGCTACGTTACCGCTGTATCCTCAACTGTTGGAGCAACAAACGCAGCAGTACAGCGATTATTTTCTGCTTTTGGAACTTTTACGCGCTTTACCCGAAGAACCGCTGCCGCTGAATGAAATTATGCAGTTATTAGAGTATCGCGGCATTAATACGCGGGTTTGTTATTCTCGCGTCATGGCGCTTTTGGAAGGAAAGCTGCCTGCGGGTATCGTGCCGTCGGAAGCCGAGTTTGGGCTGCTGAGTTCCACCTCTGAGCAAAATCCTGACTATCAAGCGATCGCAGAGGCTCCACTTTTTGAGAAAGAAGCGACCCAGATGTATCGACTGAATGCTCAGCAGGGCGATCGCTATCTTCGCTATTTAAACACTATCCTGACAAGCACTTATCAAAAACTAGAAGAACCATTAGTTTTTGACTTGTTAGTACCGGCAACAGTTTAGCAATGAGATCCGAGACTGCTTGTATTCAGTCACAAGAACATCCCTCCGCAATTCCCCCTACGTGCGGAGGAAAATCGGGAAAAATCTTTGTTTGCAAAAGACTGGGGAGGAGTACTTCAAGGTGAAAAATTATCCTTCTCAATCCTTGCCGGGTAAGTTCTGACCCGCAAGAGACGCGTAACGACGTACTTTCAGGTAAAAAGAATTATCCTTCTCAATCCTCCTACAGGCAGAGGATTAAATAATTGAAATCTGTAGCTTGTCAACCGTACTTCTAACAAAACTTAAAAAAATACCGATTCCCTTAAAGATTCGGTAAAGTAAGGGCTTTCAACGATTCATCTGTAAGGGGTGTTGCCTATATTGACATAAGAGCAACCTGATTCTAGAAGCCAACTTAAAAACAGTGATTACTACTTCCCACCTCCCCGAATCCCTCGACGTTGCTTCGTCGGCGTTTGATGAAATCTATCTGGTTGATGTTACAAAACAGCCAAGCTGTCATCCATCTGTCACTAGCAAAGAGAAGCGCCTGATTGATATCTTGGGAGGCGTCGTGGGGTTAGCGATCGCAGCGACAATTACAATTCCAGTTGCGATCGCAATGCAACTGGATAACCCAGGTCCTGTCTTTTACAGTCAGATTCGCTGCGGTTTGAATGGACGCAAGTTCCGCATCTGGAAATTCCGTTCGATGGTTGTTGGTGCAGAGAAGCTCAAGCATCTGGTCGATAACCAAGCGAAAGGGCATATTTTTAAAAACGAAAATGACCCCCGAATTACCCGCATCGGTAAGTTCTTACGTCGCACCAGCTTAGATGAATTCCCGCAGTTTTGGAACGTTCTAATGGGAGACATGAGCTTAGTAGGAACCCGTCCGCCGACCGTTGATGAAGTCATGCGCTACGATGCTCATCACTGGGAAAGATTGAATGTTAAGCCGGGAATTACTGGCGAGTGGCAAGCGAACGGTCGTTCTAGCGTCCAAGACTTTGAAGACATCGTCCGCATGGATATTGATTACCAGCAAAAGTGGTCTGTTGCTTACGACCTCAGCTTGATTTTCAAGACGGTGATGGCAGTTGTGAAGAAAAAAGGTGCTTGTTAAAAAGCGAATCGCGAATCGCTAACTGTAAACTTAGAATTTCAGGCTGTAGACTCTGGACGCGAAACCGTCCGGAGTCTACAGTCTTTTTAACTTATCAGATCGATGCTTGTTATGACGCTACCCAACTGGATTACTTTATCTCGCTTACTGGCGTTGCCAGTTCTGCTTTATTGCCTGGACACCCCAACAACGGAAACTCGCACTGTGGGATTGGTAATTTTTCTGGTTGCGGCGGCTACCGATTGGTTGGATGGCTACTTGGCTCGTAAACTGAATCAAGTTACAGATTTGGGTAAATTTCTTGACCCGTTAGTTGATAAATTACTGGTGTTGGCTCCCCTATTGCCGCTCATTCAACTCGGTCAAGTACCGGCATGGGGCGTATTTCTAATTTTGGCAAGAGAGTTAGCGATCGCTGGTTGGCGCGTTAACAAAACGACCATTAGTGGAGCGAATATTTGGGGCAAGTTAAAAACAGTCAGTCAAATTATTGCGATCGCGCTTTTGATCGCACCCCTGCCTGTCTCTTGGGAAATTCCCGCCATAATTGCTTTCTGGATTTCCGTTGCCTTTACTTTGATTTCTGGAGTTATTTACCTTCTCCCCCAAAAAACCGAGCAACCCTCAGCGGTTAGCTAGTAGAGACACGATGAATCGTATCTCTACTACTAATCGCTCTTTTGGGTCTTCGGGTGTTTGTGATTGATTTAGCCTGCTTCTAGAATTTCGTTATCAATTGAGAAATCTATCTCGGCTTTGTTCCGACCAGAGGCAAGATAATCTTTCTGGAACGAGTTTTTTAGGCCAGAAATTAAGTCATATTCTGGTTGCCATCTTAGTTCAGTCTTGGCTTTATTTACTGAGGCGAAGAAGTGCTGAAGTCGGAAAGGAAAAGCTTTACGTTTGCCAAAGTCAAACTTTTTGGGTTCGTAGTGGAGAATTTGTAAATTCTCAGGGGACTTCCCGGCTGCAATCGCACAAGCACGCGCTAGACCATCAAAAGTAACATAGCGATCGCCCGACACATTATAAATCTGTCCCACTGCCTGAGAATTGCCCAGCACTGCTGCCATTGCTACCGCTAAGTCTTTCACATGACCGAGTTGGGTGAGATGGAAGCCATGTCCGGGCATCAGAATTGGGCGATCGCGCACAATCCGGTCGAAAAACCAAGCTTCCAGATCGTTATAATTCTGAGGGCCGTAAATATAGGTAGGACGAATCGACGTAAAAGGCACTTTCTGTTGTGCTAGGTAAGCTTCCGTTTCATGCTTACCTTTGTGACGACTTTTTGGATCGACGGCATCCCCTTCTACATGAGGCATCTGATCTGACTTTTGATACACACCCGCAGAACTCATGTAGATAAAATGCTGCACCCGATCCTTAAAAATTTCTACTAAAGGTTGGGTGTCGCTCAATTCCCGACCATTATTATCAAAAATTGCGTCAAATTTTTCTTGAGATAACTTTTCTTTTAGTTGCGAAGCATCCGTGCGATCGCCCTGAATTTGTTTGATACCTTCAACGGGCGCTGGTTTATTTCCCCGATTGAACAGCACCACTTCATGTCCTTGTTCCGCCAAAATTTTTGTTAGATAAACCCCGATAAAACGGGTTCCGCCCATGATTAAAATTCGCATTTTGATTAATTCTAATTATTTATA
It includes:
- a CDS encoding universal stress protein — protein: MGFQKILVAIDDSSLCQAVFAQALELAQANRGAMMLLHCLNSEILGEITPRLSGEMGLYPQMMTSYENHHFTIERRIQQVQDLLRSYCEKSTRQKVPTEFDYKVGEAGQMLCQASENWGADLIVMGRRGHKGLTEALLGSVSNYVLHHAPCSVLVIQGIDTEHPESLATGEIADG
- a CDS encoding Crp/Fnr family transcriptional regulator, whose amino-acid sequence is MEDRYTPREPNSNMNALIRSTPLFTGLPETVVEKATSHVVTRTHPANQVILLENDWGGSVYFILEGWAKIRTYNLDGKEVTLNILGKGELFGEMAALDEVPRSTDVITLTPTTIGSMPAQDFVQLIHNEPLAGVRLAQLMAKRLRQVNRRLRLRESDSMSRVADTLLFLAEGQGKTAQKGTMIPNLPHRELSSLSGLARETVTRVLTKLEKKALIMRDHDILCIPDLAALERLIV
- a CDS encoding sugar transferase yields the protein MYLVDVTKQPSCHPSVTSKEKRLIDILGGVVGLAIAATITIPVAIAMQLDNPGPVFYSQIRCGLNGRKFRIWKFRSMVVGAEKLKHLVDNQAKGHIFKNENDPRITRIGKFLRRTSLDEFPQFWNVLMGDMSLVGTRPPTVDEVMRYDAHHWERLNVKPGITGEWQANGRSSVQDFEDIVRMDIDYQQKWSVAYDLSLIFKTVMAVVKKKGAC
- the pgsA gene encoding CDP-diacylglycerol--glycerol-3-phosphate 3-phosphatidyltransferase, which encodes MTLPNWITLSRLLALPVLLYCLDTPTTETRTVGLVIFLVAAATDWLDGYLARKLNQVTDLGKFLDPLVDKLLVLAPLLPLIQLGQVPAWGVFLILARELAIAGWRVNKTTISGANIWGKLKTVSQIIAIALLIAPLPVSWEIPAIIAFWISVAFTLISGVIYLLPQKTEQPSAVS
- a CDS encoding NAD-dependent epimerase/dehydratase family protein, whose translation is MRILIMGGTRFIGVYLTKILAEQGHEVVLFNRGNKPAPVEGIKQIQGDRTDASQLKEKLSQEKFDAIFDNNGRELSDTQPLVEIFKDRVQHFIYMSSAGVYQKSDQMPHVEGDAVDPKSRHKGKHETEAYLAQQKVPFTSIRPTYIYGPQNYNDLEAWFFDRIVRDRPILMPGHGFHLTQLGHVKDLAVAMAAVLGNSQAVGQIYNVSGDRYVTFDGLARACAIAAGKSPENLQILHYEPKKFDFGKRKAFPFRLQHFFASVNKAKTELRWQPEYDLISGLKNSFQKDYLASGRNKAEIDFSIDNEILEAG